The DNA region cACACAATTGTTCCATAAACCCAATATTGGGgcatatattttttttccccATTATGAAATTAAAGGCTTCATTAAGACCAAAGTTCTAgaaaattaattatataaataaataaatatatatatacatatatatatatatattttatttatttattcatatatttatgacatgcttatatataaaacaaaagaacaatatataatatttatgatacataaatataaggTTAATAACCTGTTTTCCAATTAAATATGCAATGGATATTGTTGATGATCGACTAATTCCATgactaaaaaaaaaaaaaaaaaaatatatacataatataatactttccatcaaatttatttttatttttatttttttttttttttttttccttttgCACCTAATTAAATATCTTACCAACAACAAATAAGTACTGATTGTTCTTTAGttatatatgaatgaataaaattattCGATTCGTCaaaatatgatgatatattttctaaaCCTATATCCTCCAAATTAATTCTTAAAATTTCATATCCATCTGGTATTTTATACTCAGGATATTCAAAATAGGTACAACATATAACCACCGctttaatattattttttttaagattTTCTACATTATctatatcattttttttacccaaatataaatatggtattatttgaatcatttaattatatgttatataataagcccaaaaaaaaaaaaaaaaaaaaattaaaaataaaaataaacaaaattattaatataaatatgtacaataaaatatgaaaaatataaaataaaatatatataaaaaaagtaatatatataataatatatataaacaaga from Plasmodium gaboni strain SY75 chromosome 14, whole genome shotgun sequence includes:
- a CDS encoding putative protein tyrosine phosphatase; the protein is MIQIIPYLYLGKKNDIDNVENLKKNNIKAVVICCTYFEYPEYKIPDGYEILRINLEDIGLENISSYFDESNNFIHSYITKEQSVLICCCHGISRSSTISIAYLIGKQNFGLNEAFNFIMGKKNICPNIGFMEQLCEYEKRLKNQITFSSVKYISWFTSERCDKNVSTDFSL